One Gloeothece verrucosa PCC 7822 DNA window includes the following coding sequences:
- a CDS encoding CARDB domain-containing protein, with translation MILQDNQLQPFDQQSNLSSSNVITSGGGDIISSTPSSTSGLASNSQLSAESINQQLQNVSQALAAQASEYPSADLVISSVSAPTTINPDSYFNVNYTINNKGNATAAGSYTRFYLSKDQTLDSADITLGYDYVNSLSSGASSSEIGYSLYLSSANNLAAGTYYLITQADGYYNYVAESDENNNLLVSQVSVAAPAKPDLTISSVSAPTTINPDSYFNVNYTINNKGNATAAGSYTRFYLSKDQTLDTADITLGYGYVNSLSSGASSSEIGYSLYLSSANNLAAGTYYLITQADGYYNYVAESDENNNLLVSQVSVAAPAKPDLTISSVSAPTTINPDSYFNVNYTINNKGNATAAGSYTRFYLSKDQTLDTADITLGYDYVNSLSSGASSSEIGYSLYLSSGNNLAAGTYYLITQADGYYNYVAESDENNNLLVSQVSVAAPAKPDLTISSVSAPTTINPDSYFNVNYTINNKGNATAAGSYTRFYLSKDQTLDTADITLGYDYVNSLSSGASSSEIGYSLYLSSGNNLAAGTYYLITQADGYYNYVAESDENNNLLVSQVSVAALAKPDLTISSVSAPTTINPDSYFNVNYTINNKGNATAAGSYTRFYLSKDQTLDTADITLGYDYVNSLSSGASSSEIGYSLYLSSANNLAAGTYYLITQADGYYNYVAESDENNNLLVSQVSVAAPAKPDLTISSVSAPTTINPDSYFNVNYTINNKGNATAAGSYTRFYLSKDQTLDTADITLGYDYVNSLSSGASSSEIGYSLYLSSANNLAAGTYYLITQADGYYNYVAESDENNNLLVSQVSVSGSPKPDLTISSVSAPSTINPDSYFNVNYTINNKGNATAAGSYTRFYLSKDQTLDTADITLGYDYVNSLSSGASSSEIGYSLYLSSANNLAAGTYYLITQADGYYNYVAESDENNNLLVSQVSVAAPAKPDLTISSVSASTTINPDSYFNVNYTINNKGNATAAGSYTRFYLSKDQTLDTADITLGYDYVNSLSSGASSSEIGYSLYLSSANNLAAGTYYLITQADGYYNYVAESDENNNLLVSQVSVATAKPDLTISSLTTPSTISLGGSFSVSYTINNKGSATAAGSDTRFYLSKDQTLDSSDTALGYDSVASLAAGSSSNKAYSLSVSSGLAIGTYYLITQADGYSSVTENDETNNIFVQAITVSNSSSDWYSQNLKDAGVIELTRSLAADGNLSRNDMINIFRNTKDGSVIDANELTDLRTILNNSSRFTLQDYVLNLSNKIANGNVANVNAGFGNLSAGSSDTQMENLIGKWFLGNSRPSLTSSSYSYKAASGSLFQNGVSADDIKQGALGDCYYLATLSSIAQEKPSYIQNMFTDNGDNTFTVRFYNNGVADFVTVDNYLPTNSSGNLVYANSGSSATNSANELWVAFAEKAYAQLAEEGWTRSSSTNSYGAIEGGWMDAVIKQVTGLSTTSQSVSSMSKTQLINLVNSNQILTAGFVSGANYGVVNSHAYTITSYDSTNQTFHLRNPWGYYHADVTWEQLLSLNARIQYSNT, from the coding sequence ATGATCCTACAAGACAATCAGCTTCAGCCTTTTGATCAACAGAGTAATCTCTCATCTTCCAATGTTATAACCTCTGGGGGAGGAGATATCATCTCAAGCACTCCGTCATCGACATCAGGTTTGGCTTCAAATTCCCAGTTAAGTGCTGAGTCTATTAATCAACAGCTACAGAACGTATCACAAGCTTTAGCCGCTCAAGCTAGTGAGTATCCTTCAGCCGATTTAGTCATCAGTAGTGTCAGCGCACCCACTACTATTAATCCTGATAGTTATTTCAATGTCAACTATACCATTAACAACAAAGGTAATGCTACCGCCGCCGGCAGCTATACCCGTTTCTATTTGTCTAAAGACCAAACCTTAGATAGTGCTGATATTACTTTAGGTTATGACTACGTCAATTCATTAAGTAGTGGGGCTTCTTCTTCTGAGATCGGTTATTCTCTGTATTTGAGTAGTGCTAATAATCTCGCCGCCGGCACTTACTATCTGATCACTCAAGCTGATGGTTATTACAATTATGTGGCCGAAAGTGATGAAAACAATAACCTCTTGGTGTCTCAGGTCAGCGTTGCCGCACCTGCTAAACCGGATTTAACTATCAGTAGTGTGAGCGCACCCACTACCATTAATCCTGATAGTTATTTCAATGTCAACTATACCATTAACAACAAAGGTAATGCTACCGCCGCCGGCAGCTATACTCGTTTCTATTTGTCTAAAGACCAAACCTTAGATACTGCTGATATTACTTTAGGTTATGGCTACGTCAATTCATTAAGTAGTGGGGCTTCTTCTTCTGAGATCGGTTATTCTCTGTATTTAAGTAGTGCTAATAATCTCGCCGCCGGCACTTACTATCTGATCACTCAAGCTGATGGTTATTACAATTATGTGGCCGAAAGTGATGAAAACAATAACCTCTTGGTGTCTCAGGTCAGCGTTGCCGCACCTGCTAAACCGGATTTAACTATCAGTAGTGTGAGCGCACCCACTACCATTAATCCTGATAGTTATTTCAATGTCAACTATACCATTAACAACAAAGGTAATGCTACCGCCGCCGGCAGCTATACCCGTTTCTATTTGTCTAAAGACCAAACCTTAGATACTGCTGATATTACTTTAGGTTATGACTACGTCAATTCATTAAGTAGTGGGGCTTCTTCTTCTGAGATCGGTTATTCTCTGTATTTAAGTAGTGGCAATAATCTCGCCGCCGGCACTTACTATCTGATCACTCAAGCTGATGGTTATTACAATTATGTGGCCGAAAGTGATGAAAACAATAACCTCTTGGTGTCTCAGGTAAGCGTTGCCGCACCTGCTAAACCGGATTTAACTATCAGTAGTGTGAGCGCACCCACTACCATTAATCCTGATAGTTATTTCAATGTCAACTATACCATTAACAACAAAGGTAATGCTACCGCCGCCGGCAGCTATACCCGTTTCTATTTGTCTAAAGACCAAACCTTAGATACTGCTGATATTACTTTAGGTTATGACTACGTCAATTCATTAAGTAGTGGGGCTTCTTCTTCTGAGATCGGTTATTCTCTGTATTTAAGTAGTGGCAATAATCTCGCCGCCGGCACTTACTATCTGATCACTCAAGCTGATGGTTATTACAATTATGTGGCCGAAAGTGATGAAAACAATAACCTCTTGGTGTCTCAGGTAAGCGTTGCCGCACTTGCTAAACCGGATTTAACTATCAGTAGTGTGAGCGCACCCACTACCATTAATCCTGATAGTTATTTCAATGTCAACTATACCATTAACAACAAAGGTAATGCTACCGCCGCCGGCAGCTATACCCGTTTCTATTTGTCTAAAGACCAAACCTTAGATACTGCTGATATTACTTTAGGTTATGACTACGTCAATTCATTAAGTAGTGGGGCTTCTTCTTCTGAGATCGGTTATTCTCTGTATTTGAGTAGTGCTAATAATCTCGCTGCCGGCACTTACTATCTGATCACTCAAGCTGATGGTTATTACAATTATGTGGCCGAAAGTGATGAAAACAATAACCTCTTGGTGTCTCAGGTAAGCGTTGCCGCACCTGCTAAACCGGATTTAACTATCAGTAGTGTGAGCGCACCCACTACCATTAATCCTGATAGTTATTTCAATGTCAACTATACCATTAACAACAAAGGTAATGCTACCGCCGCCGGCAGCTATACCCGTTTCTATTTGTCTAAAGACCAAACCTTAGATACTGCTGATATTACTTTAGGTTATGACTACGTCAATTCATTAAGTAGTGGGGCTTCTTCTTCTGAGATCGGTTATTCTCTGTATTTGAGTAGTGCTAATAATCTCGCCGCCGGCACTTACTATCTGATCACTCAAGCTGATGGTTATTACAATTATGTGGCCGAAAGTGATGAAAACAATAACCTCTTGGTGTCTCAGGTCAGCGTTAGTGGATCTCCTAAACCGGATTTAACTATCAGTAGTGTGAGCGCACCGAGTACCATTAATCCTGATAGTTATTTCAATGTCAACTATACCATTAACAACAAAGGTAATGCTACCGCCGCCGGCAGCTATACCCGTTTCTATTTGTCTAAAGACCAAACCTTAGATACTGCTGATATTACTTTAGGTTATGACTACGTCAATTCATTAAGTAGTGGGGCTTCTTCTTCTGAGATCGGTTATTCTCTGTATTTGAGTAGTGCTAATAATCTCGCCGCCGGCACTTACTATCTGATCACTCAAGCTGATGGTTATTACAATTATGTGGCCGAAAGTGATGAAAACAATAACCTCTTGGTGTCTCAGGTCAGCGTTGCCGCACCTGCTAAACCGGATTTAACTATCAGTAGTGTGAGCGCATCCACTACCATTAATCCTGATAGTTATTTCAATGTCAACTATACCATTAACAACAAAGGTAATGCTACCGCCGCCGGCAGCTATACCCGTTTCTATTTGTCTAAAGACCAAACCTTAGATACTGCTGATATTACTTTAGGTTATGACTACGTCAATTCATTAAGTAGTGGGGCTTCTTCTTCTGAGATCGGTTATTCTCTGTATTTGAGTAGTGCTAATAATCTCGCCGCCGGCACTTACTATCTGATCACTCAAGCTGATGGTTATTACAATTATGTGGCCGAAAGTGATGAAAACAATAACCTCTTGGTGTCTCAGGTCAGCGTTGCCACAGCCAAACCGGATTTAACCATTAGTAGTCTGACCACACCGAGTACAATTTCTCTTGGTGGCTCCTTTAGTGTCAGCTATACCATTAATAACAAAGGTAGTGCGACCGCCGCCGGCAGTGATACCCGTTTCTATTTATCCAAAGACCAAACCTTAGATAGCAGCGATACCGCTTTAGGCTATGACTCTGTAGCTTCTTTGGCGGCTGGAAGTTCTTCTAATAAGGCTTACTCTTTGTCTGTTAGTAGTGGTTTAGCAATAGGAACTTACTATCTGATCACTCAAGCTGATGGCTATAGTTCTGTTACCGAAAATGACGAAACTAATAACATCTTTGTACAAGCCATTACAGTATCTAATTCTTCTAGTGATTGGTATAGCCAAAATCTCAAAGATGCTGGAGTGATTGAATTAACTCGTTCTTTAGCGGCTGACGGGAATTTGAGCCGTAATGATATGATCAATATCTTCCGCAATACCAAAGATGGAAGCGTGATAGATGCTAATGAATTAACTGACTTAAGAACAATACTCAACAATTCCAGCCGCTTTACCCTACAAGATTATGTGCTTAATCTTTCCAATAAAATTGCCAATGGAAATGTCGCCAACGTTAATGCTGGATTTGGTAACTTATCTGCTGGCAGCAGTGATACTCAAATGGAAAATTTAATTGGGAAGTGGTTTTTAGGGAATAGTCGCCCAAGTTTAACCAGTTCTTCTTATAGTTACAAGGCTGCTAGTGGTTCTTTATTCCAAAATGGCGTTAGTGCCGATGATATTAAGCAAGGCGCTTTGGGAGATTGTTATTATTTAGCCACTTTATCTTCGATCGCCCAAGAAAAGCCTTCCTACATCCAAAATATGTTCACCGACAATGGCGATAATACTTTCACCGTTCGCTTTTACAACAATGGAGTAGCCGATTTTGTGACGGTAGATAATTATTTACCCACTAATTCTAGTGGAAATTTAGTCTATGCTAATTCCGGCAGTAGTGCGACTAATTCCGCTAATGAATTATGGGTCGCCTTCGCAGAAAAAGCTTATGCTCAATTAGCTGAAGAAGGTTGGACCCGTTCAAGTAGCACCAATTCCTATGGTGCTATAGAAGGCGGCTGGATGGATGCTGTCATCAAACAAGTTACAGGACTAAGTACCACTTCTCAATCCGTTAGCAGCATGAGTAAGACTCAACTAATTAATCTCGTTAACTCCAATCAAATACTCACGGCTGGATTTGTTTCTGGAGCCAATTATGGGGTAGTTAACTCTCATGCTTATACTATCACCTCCTACGATTCAACCAATCAAACCTTCCACTTACGCAATCCTTGGGGTTATTATCATGCGGATGTGACTTGGGAGCAACTGCTGAGTCTGAACGCTAGAATTCAATACTCTAATACCTAG
- a CDS encoding tetratricopeptide repeat protein, with protein MRESQDEKMNNNAENHPLSIEISLFYRLREENIRLVVVESEEKLRISVKQKAQEGDYSGAIALLDQLIESHPESAIDYNNRGLMYFWQGQFFQAIKDYNQAIELNKKLDQAYNNRANCYMAQGNWAEALTDYETAIDLNPANMKAWLNQGITLRELGLYDLALENFDLTLTISHRLQGRIYAERGYTYYLRGDWNCAIADYHRALSALPLTDKYRAYRQKVQEWLNQLINYSATG; from the coding sequence ATGAGGGAAAGCCAAGATGAAAAAATGAACAATAATGCTGAAAATCATCCGTTATCGATTGAAATCAGCCTATTTTATCGGTTAAGGGAGGAAAACATTCGTCTCGTGGTGGTTGAGTCTGAAGAAAAACTGCGGATTTCGGTGAAACAGAAGGCTCAAGAAGGAGACTATTCAGGAGCGATCGCGCTATTGGATCAATTAATTGAAAGTCATCCGGAAAGTGCGATTGATTATAATAATCGTGGCTTAATGTATTTTTGGCAAGGACAATTTTTTCAAGCAATTAAAGATTATAATCAAGCGATTGAATTAAATAAAAAATTAGACCAAGCCTATAATAACCGAGCGAATTGTTATATGGCTCAAGGGAATTGGGCTGAGGCTTTAACCGATTATGAAACAGCGATAGACTTAAATCCGGCTAATATGAAAGCCTGGCTTAATCAAGGAATAACACTAAGGGAATTAGGATTATATGATTTAGCCTTAGAAAATTTTGATTTAACCTTAACGATTAGCCATCGGTTACAAGGAAGAATTTATGCAGAAAGGGGTTATACTTATTATCTGCGGGGAGACTGGAATTGTGCCATCGCCGATTATCACCGCGCTTTGTCTGCCTTACCGTTGACGGATAAATATAGGGCTTACAGACAGAAGGTACAAGAGTGGTTAAATCAGTTAATTAATTATTCGGCAACAGGATAG
- a CDS encoding diguanylate cyclase domain-containing protein has product MPIYNPSLHILLIEDNSYEAELIKDMIESVLEIPVILTHHSYLKHGIQSLQQNNYDIILLDIRLPDNQDLSSINQIKQQASTTPIVVLSNIQDKNIAVEAVRQGAQDYLYKGQFDSELLCRAIGYAIERQQIEEQLKQQKLQLQRQKEELQKQIEREQLMGRMIERIRKSLELRDILKTTVSEVRYFLNTDRVMIYCCRDGSPARIVAESLAPQQEKPVPLLARVSHLLETNLYHYSLTPEQNQEIDQILNSLINSVLTVPIWQNQPEGEASLWGQLLAQDYSGNREWQNWEIEFLTQLGNSLAIAIQQSELYQTVQNQAMLDGLTGIANRRQFDLVLRREWERLAAQENFQKIPVCMSLIMCDVDFFKNYNTFYGHLGGDDCLKQVANVIKLACERASDVAARYGGEEFAIILPDTDEQGALTVAHKIHSALKQRQIPHDNSAVSEYVTLSIGIATQIPSLDREPKFLIDLADQALQQAKAQGRNRIIQSES; this is encoded by the coding sequence GTGCCTATTTACAACCCTAGTCTCCATATACTTTTAATCGAAGATAATTCCTACGAAGCTGAGTTAATTAAGGATATGATTGAGTCAGTGCTGGAGATTCCTGTAATTTTAACTCACCACAGTTATTTAAAGCATGGAATTCAATCTCTCCAACAGAATAACTATGATATTATCTTATTGGATATCCGCTTGCCAGATAATCAAGACCTTAGCTCGATTAATCAAATCAAACAACAAGCCTCCACTACTCCCATCGTCGTATTGAGTAACATTCAAGATAAAAATATTGCTGTGGAAGCGGTTCGCCAAGGGGCACAGGATTATCTTTATAAGGGGCAATTTGACAGTGAATTGCTGTGTCGTGCCATCGGATATGCCATTGAACGTCAACAAATTGAAGAACAATTAAAGCAGCAAAAACTCCAACTGCAACGACAAAAAGAGGAACTGCAAAAACAGATAGAACGAGAGCAATTGATGGGACGTATGATTGAACGCATTCGTAAATCCCTTGAATTACGAGATATTTTAAAAACAACGGTAAGTGAAGTTCGCTACTTTCTCAATACTGATCGAGTGATGATCTATTGCTGTCGAGATGGATCACCAGCAAGAATTGTAGCGGAATCTTTAGCCCCACAACAGGAAAAGCCAGTCCCTCTTTTAGCCAGGGTTTCCCACTTACTAGAGACAAATTTATATCATTACAGTTTAACCCCAGAACAAAACCAAGAAATTGATCAAATACTGAACTCTCTAATTAATTCGGTTTTAACGGTTCCCATCTGGCAAAATCAACCTGAAGGAGAAGCTAGTTTATGGGGACAACTTTTAGCCCAAGACTATAGTGGTAATCGAGAGTGGCAAAATTGGGAGATCGAATTTTTAACTCAATTGGGCAATTCCTTGGCGATCGCTATTCAACAATCGGAACTCTATCAAACAGTACAAAATCAAGCCATGTTAGATGGATTAACCGGCATCGCTAACCGTCGTCAATTTGATCTCGTGCTAAGAAGAGAGTGGGAACGTTTAGCCGCCCAAGAGAATTTTCAAAAAATACCTGTTTGTATGTCTTTAATTATGTGTGATGTAGACTTCTTTAAAAATTATAATACCTTTTATGGCCATTTAGGAGGAGATGACTGTCTCAAACAAGTGGCAAACGTGATTAAACTGGCTTGTGAACGAGCATCTGATGTAGCGGCTCGCTATGGGGGAGAAGAATTTGCCATCATTTTGCCGGATACCGATGAGCAAGGGGCTTTAACAGTTGCTCATAAGATCCATTCTGCCCTTAAACAGCGACAAATTCCTCATGACAATTCTGCTGTCAGTGAATATGTCACCCTCAGTATAGGGATTGCCACCCAAATTCCTTCTCTGGATAGAGAGCCAAAATTTTTAATTGATCTTGCCGATCAAGCCCTACAACAAGCGAAAGCCCAAGGACGGAATCGCATTATCCAAAGTGAATCTTAA
- the glcD gene encoding glycolate oxidase subunit GlcD produces MLLKNILNRPQNKWQPLIKQFETIVGKDGVVQRKDELLTYECDGITGYRQRPAVVVLPRTTEQVAAVVKICHEQNIPWVARGAGTGLSGGALPLEDGVLIVTARMKQILKIDLENQQVVVQPGVINNWVTQAVSGAGFYYAPDPSSQIICSIGGNIAENSGGVHCLKYGVTTNHVLGLKLVIPDGSIIDVGGVVPEMPGYDLRGVFVGSEGTLGIATEITLRILKTPESICVLLADFTTVEAAGQTVADIIAAGIIPAGMEIMDNLSINAVEDVVATGCYPRDAEAVLLVELDGLQVEVTENKRRVAQICKNNGAREVTTANDPETRLKFWKGRKAAFAAAGHMSPNYFVQDGVIPRTQLAKVLQEINQLSQKYGYPIANVFHAGDGNLHPLILYDNKVEGAWEEVEALGGEILKLCVRYGGSLSGEHGIGIDKNCYMPEMFNEIDLETMGYVRDCFNPKGLANPGKLFPTPRTCGEAANAKKQDNIEGADLF; encoded by the coding sequence ATGTTGCTCAAAAACATCCTCAATCGCCCTCAAAATAAATGGCAACCCCTTATTAAACAATTTGAAACTATTGTCGGTAAAGATGGCGTAGTTCAACGCAAGGATGAATTATTGACTTACGAGTGTGATGGGATCACCGGTTACCGTCAGCGCCCGGCTGTAGTCGTTTTGCCTCGCACCACCGAACAAGTAGCCGCAGTGGTAAAAATTTGTCATGAGCAAAATATTCCTTGGGTGGCCCGAGGGGCAGGTACCGGCTTATCCGGAGGTGCCCTACCTTTAGAAGATGGGGTTCTCATTGTGACCGCCCGCATGAAACAAATTTTAAAGATAGATTTAGAAAATCAACAAGTGGTGGTACAACCCGGCGTGATCAATAATTGGGTAACTCAAGCAGTTAGCGGCGCAGGTTTTTATTATGCCCCAGATCCTTCTAGTCAAATTATCTGTTCCATTGGGGGTAACATTGCAGAAAACTCCGGCGGTGTCCACTGTCTTAAGTATGGGGTGACGACTAATCATGTTTTAGGATTAAAATTAGTCATTCCTGACGGGTCGATTATCGATGTCGGGGGAGTGGTACCAGAAATGCCAGGTTATGATTTAAGAGGCGTATTTGTGGGTTCAGAAGGAACATTAGGCATCGCTACAGAAATTACTTTACGCATCCTCAAAACCCCTGAATCGATATGTGTGTTGTTGGCAGATTTTACCACAGTGGAGGCAGCCGGGCAAACGGTAGCCGATATTATCGCAGCCGGGATTATTCCTGCGGGAATGGAAATCATGGATAATTTGAGTATTAATGCTGTCGAGGATGTGGTAGCAACCGGCTGTTACCCGAGAGATGCAGAAGCGGTTTTATTAGTAGAATTGGATGGGTTACAGGTAGAAGTAACGGAAAATAAGCGGCGAGTGGCTCAAATCTGTAAAAATAATGGAGCAAGAGAGGTTACCACCGCCAATGACCCAGAAACCCGCCTCAAGTTTTGGAAAGGAAGAAAAGCCGCCTTTGCCGCAGCCGGTCACATGAGTCCTAATTATTTTGTGCAAGATGGGGTCATTCCGCGCACTCAATTAGCCAAAGTTCTCCAAGAAATCAACCAATTGAGTCAAAAATACGGCTATCCCATTGCTAATGTTTTTCATGCCGGAGACGGAAATCTTCATCCTTTGATTTTGTATGATAATAAAGTAGAAGGAGCCTGGGAAGAAGTTGAAGCATTAGGCGGCGAAATTCTTAAGCTCTGTGTGCGTTATGGTGGCAGTCTATCCGGAGAACATGGTATTGGTATTGATAAAAATTGTTATATGCCTGAAATGTTTAATGAGATAGATTTAGAAACGATGGGTTATGTGCGAGACTGTTTTAATCCTAAAGGATTAGCGAATCCTGGTAAATTGTTTCCCACTCCTCGCACCTGTGGAGAAGCGGCTAATGCTAAAAAACAAGACAACATTGAAGGAGCAGATTTGTTTTAA
- a CDS encoding YcjF family protein gives MTQENDAQTPQELTDEKISKPDNTSWQARFISAWNDATKRLKKVSPAPEVTKPHNPSWQDRLGSSWNQTTERIRQVLPLEQVALQLVQWFSVNEEQVATILETVRRQLPTTEAILIGKPQAGKSSIIRGLTGVSAEIVGQGFRPHTQHTQRYSYPSTDLPLLIFTDTVGLGDINQDTQAVIGELVGDLQKQVGRARVLILTVKINDFATETLRQIAQQLRKQYPNIPCLLAVTCLHEVYPPEAADHPVYPPQFEEVNRTFAAIKEDFSQLCDRSVLIDFTLEEDGFTPVFYGLEAFRDNIAELLPEAEAKTIYQLLDNVAGERLGNLYRDVGRRYMLSFSIMAATLAAVPLPFSTMPVLTALQVSMVGLLGKLYGQTITPSQAGGIVSTIAGGFFAQAVGRELVKFIPGLGSVIAASWAAAYTWALGESACVYFGDLMGGKKPDPQKIQSVMRESFKAAQERFKKKEL, from the coding sequence ATGACACAAGAAAATGATGCTCAAACTCCCCAAGAACTAACGGACGAGAAAATATCTAAGCCGGATAATACTTCTTGGCAAGCTCGCTTTATTAGTGCTTGGAACGACGCGACAAAACGTCTCAAAAAAGTTAGTCCTGCACCTGAAGTGACTAAACCCCATAATCCCTCTTGGCAAGACCGTTTAGGAAGTAGCTGGAATCAGACTACAGAACGAATCAGGCAAGTTTTACCGCTAGAACAAGTCGCCCTTCAGTTAGTTCAATGGTTTAGTGTTAATGAGGAGCAAGTCGCTACAATTTTAGAAACCGTTCGCCGTCAATTGCCCACCACAGAAGCCATTTTAATTGGTAAACCTCAAGCCGGAAAAAGTTCAATTATTCGAGGATTAACGGGAGTTTCTGCGGAAATTGTTGGGCAAGGTTTTCGCCCCCATACTCAACATACACAACGTTATTCTTATCCTTCAACTGACCTACCTTTACTGATTTTTACTGATACGGTAGGGTTAGGAGATATTAATCAAGATACTCAAGCGGTTATTGGGGAATTAGTGGGGGATTTGCAAAAACAAGTAGGCCGCGCTAGAGTGTTAATTCTAACCGTTAAAATTAACGATTTTGCAACCGAAACGTTACGGCAAATTGCTCAACAGTTACGCAAGCAATACCCGAATATTCCCTGTTTACTGGCAGTGACTTGTCTGCATGAAGTTTATCCCCCAGAGGCGGCGGATCATCCGGTTTATCCTCCCCAGTTTGAGGAAGTTAATCGCACTTTTGCCGCTATTAAAGAGGATTTTTCCCAACTGTGTGATCGATCTGTGTTGATTGATTTTACTTTAGAAGAAGATGGTTTTACACCCGTATTTTATGGGTTAGAAGCGTTTAGAGATAATATCGCTGAATTGCTCCCTGAAGCTGAAGCTAAGACGATTTATCAGTTATTAGATAATGTGGCTGGTGAACGGTTGGGGAATTTATACCGAGATGTGGGACGGCGTTATATGTTATCTTTTTCCATTATGGCAGCTACTCTAGCCGCAGTGCCGCTTCCTTTTTCCACGATGCCGGTATTAACCGCTTTGCAAGTGTCGATGGTGGGATTATTGGGCAAGTTATACGGACAGACGATCACCCCTTCTCAAGCCGGTGGTATAGTCAGTACCATTGCCGGGGGATTTTTTGCTCAGGCGGTAGGACGGGAGTTGGTTAAGTTTATTCCGGGTTTGGGTAGTGTGATTGCGGCTTCTTGGGCGGCGGCTTATACTTGGGCTTTAGGGGAGAGTGCTTGTGTGTATTTTGGGGATTTAATGGGGGGTAAAAAACCTGACCCTCAGAAAATTCAGTCGGTGATGCGGGAGTCGTTTAAGGCGGCGCAGGAGAGGTTTAAAAAAAAGGAATTGTAA